TATGTCTGATTAGAGTCTTGCAGATTGGTAAACTGGGAATATGAAATAGCCATGGTCACGCTTGATGAgtggttgaaatattttgaagtggATGGTTCTTGGACATGATTTTGAAGTCTTTGCTGCTTTGAATTTGTCCTACTGAATGCTGCGAGTTGTCACGGATGTAGTCCTTCTTCGTGCTGATGTTCTGGGTAGTGGTTGTACTTATTGAAGATTTATTTAATGTGATTTAGTTGAGTATATATGGTGTTGCTTATTTGAACGGATGTAGTGAACCCGTCTTGCCAGGGTTGAAAACAATCCTTGACCTGAGGtggcattcgtaactactcacGTCAAATCAAGCGAAATATTGATTTTCCCATAACAAGGAATACAGAAAGTGGGACCATCAGCTTTCATAGATACAACGGCTGTGACCAGTGCGTCTTCAACCAAAGTTGTTATAACGGGAATTCGTATTATTTCATGACGTTCTCTGCATTTTTTATGCATCATCTAATTTCAGGcttgaaataacaaaacataaatatagataCGAATTTTGAGGTGGATGGTTGGAGGTATCGTGAAGGTACTGGTCTGTGTGAGTTGTTTTGCAATATACAGTGGTCTGGACCTTTTGTGATCTTTATTTCAGACTGGCAATGCATTCGTCAATGTTGGCCCGGACTCTACAAGGCCAAAACTGTTGTTAGTTGGTCTGTATCGTTCCGCAGTCGCTCTTGGCATTTGACTTGCCGGCCATAAGGTCTACTGTGCCGGTCAATCAAATAGCCCGCGCTTCCCTTAAAGTTGTCACCTTCTAAAGGTCAAACACAGATAGTCATATTAGCCGAGTCTTCGTCAGGAGTACCGTGCTCTTTCACCGAAAAGGCAAATCTTAATCTGACTCCTTGGTGGGCAGAGTAGCAAGCACTGCATCGTCCGTTACATTTCCCATGCATCACCGAGTGGTTGGACGAGAATACAATGTCAGCTGGTCCTGTGAGAGTGCTTTCACTGCTTACTTTGAAGCTAGTTCCTTCAACATTTACTTGCACCGTGCCGCAGTCTGCTCCGGCGTCTGAACTGCAACCCATGACACGCCCGTAAGGACCAGGTTTACACGACCATTCAGCAAAGGTGTGGTCAGTATTTATCTGAAGATTGTTCAAGTTAATTTTGATCTTGGTGAAGTTTGTTCGTCCACAGTAGGAACTGAAACATCCTGTTGGCATCACTGAGTAGTTGTCTTCCTGCAAGCTGACGAAATGTCCAGGAGTATCAGATGACATGTCATGGCAGTAGATCTTCACCCTGGCGTTGTTGTACTTCTCCAAGACAATCCAGTATTCTCCATCACCGTAGGCATTGTTGCACGTCTTCACCTGGCTGCAGTCTGTGACCAATACACAAAAGAACTCCGTCCACGACCCATCAGACTGGCAGACACGCCTGCCCCGTGGACTAAATGGGGGATCACACACATACTTCACCTCCTCCCCGATCATCCACACCATCTGAGTCTGGGCATTCTGAAAGCATACAGCACATCTCACGTCATAATCAACCCGTCTTAATCCTCAACGAATTGTGTTCGGTGTACTAATtatgtgtatgtttatgtttttaataatgCATAAATGATTCACAGTAGACGAATAATTCTCAGTAGACGATACTGTGGTCCTGGTTTTAGTGACTGTCGTCAAACCCTTTTtgtatttaattgtgttttaatcatgTATAAACGATTCACAGTAGACTCtgtatataagttttggtagtTGCTGTCAGCTCCCCTTATGTTAGCACATCAAGTTGTCCTTTCACGTCTTGTTTGTCAGCTTTGCTCATACATTAATTACGAATTCTTGTCACCCAAATTACACAGAGACCCTGTGTGAAAGCACACCACAGAgcttgattacacaatgtcatttagaaagtggttagatgcaacatatgtcatatttgggatttcactttcttagtaaagtacaaattctagtactgttttggttgagtcccatccgggattcgaccccgcaccctcagagtcaggcacctaatcgccagcacacaaagtcagccgcctagcccgctcagccaccgcgacttccactgcAGGGCTTGTTTTCAATGTCACGAACTTCTTAAATCCCCCGCTGTCCCTTTCCAAAATATAAAGCAGCGGGTAAACAGTGAACGACAAAACCTTTATCTGTAAAACTGAATGACATTCGAAGGGCCTGTGACATAGCACTTTGACCTTATGGCCAATGTTCCCGGCTCGGAGGAACCCACCGTGCCCACTCTCGTCTTTTCATCATCGACGTATTGGTTTGTGATGAAGTGGCCTGTATTGGAAGGGGTCGCCATGTCTAAGCATGCTGTCTCGTTTTGTTAATCGGGCTCAGCATCCCTGAACGAACCTACAttaagatagatagatagatatagatatacatatatatccgtGCTTAACAGACCTGAGGCCTGTAGTACAAATACAGTGGACAAGTAATAACTTAGAGTTTTTga
This portion of the Haliotis asinina isolate JCU_RB_2024 chromosome 10, JCU_Hal_asi_v2, whole genome shotgun sequence genome encodes:
- the LOC137297909 gene encoding A disintegrin and metalloproteinase with thrombospondin motifs 9-like, which produces MATPSNTGHFITNQYVDDEKTRVGTNAQTQMVWMIGEEVKYVCDPPFSPRGRRVCQSDGSWTEFFCVLVTDCSQVKTCNNAYGDGEYWIVLEKYNNARVKIYCHDMSSDTPGHFVSLQEDNYSVMPTGCFSSYCGRTNFTKIKINLNNLQINTDHTFAEWSCKPGPYGRVMGCSSDAGADCGTVQVNVEGTSFKVSSESTLTGPADIVFSSNHSVMHGKCNGRCSACYSAHQGVRLRFAFSVKEHGTPDEDSANMTICV